The following proteins come from a genomic window of Pocillopora verrucosa isolate sample1 chromosome 6, ASM3666991v2, whole genome shotgun sequence:
- the LOC131770223 gene encoding histamine H2 receptor-like, with product MVNVSLNGIYEVTLSVTCAASTKGNQFLFFLTALNFLLAISASLGNAVIFFALRKISSLQPASKLMFQCLAVTDFCVGVFSQPLFAVQLLSIANQRLQLCYILVSINNVAGKALSGVSLFILTAISLDRLCALCLGLTYKSVITFRRTRTMIIWIWLLNISLASLRRFWKYLLITEVMSAFIYSALITSAISYLTIYLKLHKYCNTLRASDQDDQSNVRRSAFNIAKYRRTVCTGLYVQVALVTCYLPFGIVMALASTRGYNSSFNVAARLTITLALLNSSLNPILYCWRLRGVRQAVREIIRRPSQLS from the coding sequence atgGTGAATGTTAGCTTGAATGGGATCTACGAGGTAACACTGTCGGTGACCTGCGCCGCCTCAACCAAAGGAAAccaattcttgttttttctaaCAGCTTTAAACTTTCTCCTCGCCATTTCAGCGTCTCTGGGAAATGCTGTAATCTTTTTTGCCTTGCGAAAGATTTCTTCTCTTCAGCCAGCATCCAAACTCATGTTTCAATGCCTGGCAGTTACTGATTTTTGTGTTGGCGTTTTTTCTCAACCTTTGTTTGCCGTCCAGTTGTTGTCGATAGCAAATCAGCGATTGCAGCTTTGTTACATTCTTGTGAGCATCAATAACGTTGCTGGGAAAGCTCTAAGTGGAGTGTCGTTGTTCATTTTAACTGCAATAAGTTTAGACAGACTTTGTGCTCTTTGTTTGGGATTGACTTACAAGAGTGTCATAACTTTCAGGCGAACACGCACGATGATTATTTGGATTTGGCTTTTGAACATTTCCCTCGCCAGCCTGAGACGGTTTTGGAAGTATCTTTTGATAACTGAAGTAATGTCTGCTTTCATATATTCCGCACTAATAACCTCAGCTATCTCCTACTTGACGATCTACCTTAAACTACACAAATATTGCAATACGCTGCGAGCCTCTGATCAAGATGACCAATCGAACGTGCGAAGGAGTGCTTTCAACATTGCCAAGTACAGGAGGACAGTGTGCACTGGGTTGTACGTACAGGTAGCATTAGTGACCTGCTACCTTCCATTTGGAATAGTAATGGCTTTAGCGAGCACTCGCGGTTACAACTCATCGTTTAACGTTGCTGCTCGACTGACAATCACTCTTGCTTTACTTAATTCATCATTAAATCCCATTCTCTACTGCTGGAGACTAAGAGGAGTTCGACAAGCAGTGAGGGAGATTATAAGACGCCCAAGTCAGTTATCTTAG
- the LOC136281719 gene encoding cyclin-dependent kinases regulatory subunit 1-like, which produces MPVTQICYSDKYLDDHYEYRHVILPKDLAEFVPKTHLMTESEWRNLGVQQSPGWIHYLIHEPEPHVLLFRRPIS; this is translated from the exons ATGCCTGTTACGCAAATTTGTTATTCAGACAAGTACTTAGACGACCATTACGAGTACAG ACATGTCATCCTTCCAAAAGATCTTGCGGAGTTTGTTCCCAAAACCCACTTAATGACAGAGAGTGAATGGCGAAACCTTGGGGTACAACAGTCTCCAGGGTGGATTCACTATCTTATTCATGAACCTG AGCCACATGTGTTGTTGTTTAGAAGACCCATCAGCTAG
- the LOC131770200 gene encoding uncharacterized protein — MAPVGLPFRRRRKTTTLIHHGQVKTKPRDLQARVLSPTRRHNPQPLGLAYQSPLQSNAQPYAIWNPDFRHTRSRYPTLLGHLDLINFSCGPASHVSPHDVNRGGPPTIHYSLQSTSRFSYQDPSQYVLGQEKKKPPHHPCRPGPDGPAVGIIPPGLPRLSEINVVNVRQGDDSDKVAQHYQSLIPKIVAMFLPARSSFERDKERTLSPTFFQKARQRHMNFSEGCAKQFYRLALAIKT, encoded by the exons ATGGCGCCTGTCGGGTTGCCGTTCAGAAGGCGGCGAAAGACAACCACGCTTATACACCACGGCCAAGTAAAAACCAAACCACGTGACCTACAGGCACGTGTTTTGTCTCCTACAAGACGTCACAATCCACAGCCGTTAGGTCTTGCTTATCAGAGCCCTCTTCAATCGAATGCTCAG CCCTATGCTATCTGGAATCCAGACTTTCGCCACACACGCTCGAGATACCCAACTCTTTTGGGACACTTGG ATTTGATCAACTTCTCCTGTGGGCCTGCATCACACGTCTCGCCTCACGATGTCAACCGAG GAGGCCCGCCAACGATACATTATAGCCTCCAATCCACTTCACGGTTTAGTTACCAGGACCCGTCCCAGTATGTACTGGGACAGGAAAAGAAGAAGCCGCCCCATCATCCCTGTCGACCCGGACCAGACGGACCGGCTGTTGGCATAA TTCCTCCAGGTCTTCCTCGTCTATCAGAGATAAACGTGGTGAACGTGCGTCAGGGAGATGACAGTGACAAGGTAGCTCAGCATTATCAATCATTAATACCCAAGATTGTCGCCATGTTTCTCCCAGCTCGTTCAAGCTTCGAACGAGATAAAGAAAGAACTCTCTCCCCAACCTTTTTCCAAAAAGCACGTCAACGGCACATGAACTTTAGTGAAGGATGCGCCAAGCAATTCTACAGACTAGCCTTGGCAATAAAGACTTAA